DNA from Candidatus Poribacteria bacterium:
CTGGCTGACTGACAAATCTCAGTCCTCAGTCCGAGAAAACCCCTGAAAATTCTGGGCTTGTCGAAGTTTCAAAAACTCGAACAATTGAGAGCGCCAGGAAGTCTTATCACATAAGGGTTTCCGACGTAGAGCCGATGAGTTTTGTCAGTCAATCAGAGGGTTAGTTTTCACCTTGGTTTTAACCCTCAATGTTGTCTCAGCGACCATCGCTCAGAGCAGCGCATCTTTACCGCCGATTCCGGAGATTCCTGGATACTACATCCAGGAGAAGGTGCCCAGCCCCTCGCTGGCGACGAACCAGCTCGGCCCGGCAGACGTGCAGGATGTGTTGGTATATCTGCCGCCCAGCTATGCGGACTCGCCCGGACGGCACTATCCCGTGATCTACCTGCTGCATGGCTACACGGGATATCATACCTACTTCACATCGGCCGGGGGACCTAACTTGCTCGCTCAAGCGATGTTGGGCCATGACCTGGGATTGGACGTCGGCACGATGGAGGAGAAACTCGTCGCCTCTGGCGAGATGAACGAGGCGATCCTGGTCATGCCGAACGCGCTTAACGCTTACGGTGGAAATCTGTATGGTAACTCCCCGCTGATTGGGGACTATCCCGCCTTCATCGCCGAAGACCTGGTCTCGTATATCGACAGCAAGTACCGCACGATCGCGGATCGCAGGGCGCGCGGGATAGCGGGCCACTCCATGGGAGGCTACGGTGCGCTCACTATTGCGATGCGCTATCCCGATGTTTTCGGAGCCGTGGCTGCCATGAGTCCAGGTCACATCGAGGAGGCAACTGCTAGAGTCTATAAACCAGAAGAGTTAGGGCAACCGGTGGTGATCAGAAAAGCTGAGGACCTCTGGGCACTTGCCGATCCAAAGCAGCGTGAAATAAACGGCAAGTATGCGATAGCAGCCGCCTGGACACCGAACCTCAAGAACCCGCCTTACTTTGTCGATCTTCCCACCACGCCCGAGGTTGCGGAGGTCTGGAAAAAACATAAACTCCTTTATCTGCTCCCCCGGCATGGTTGGGTACTTGCCGGCACACCGGTCTTGGTGACAGCAGGCACAGGGGAAGCAGTGCTTATGAAGGATTGGCCTGAAGCTTGTCTCAACCTCGTCAAGGCGCTCCAGACGCAGGGGATTGAGGCCAGCTATCAGGGGGTGGACGGCGACCATCTCACAGGGCTTCCTGCCATGACCGCCACTTCGCTCAAGTTCCTCTCCGCTCATCTCACACCCCCCATCGAAAGCGAGCTCGAAGCGAATAAAACACTCCACCGCCGCCTCTTCGAGGAGGTGTGGAACGAAGGTAAGCTGTATGTGGCGGATGAGATCTACTCCGACGACTACATCTACCACCCTCTCTTCCCAAATCCCATGGGGGATATGGATAAGGAAGAAAGAAAACTGTTCATCGCCGCATATCTCAACGCCTTCCCGGACCTCCATTTCACCATAGAGGATCAGATCGCTGAAGGGGATCTGGTGGCGACCCGATGGACAGCCACAGGCACACAGAAAGGAGAGCTTATGGGCATACCGCCTCTGGGGAAGCCCGAACCCGGAACGACCACGGGAATCGATATAGCCCGCATCGTCGACGGCAAGGTAGTGGAGGTGTGGGCGTGTTTCGATATGCTGGGGATGCTGGAACAGATAGGTGCTGTTCCTCCGACTCGTGAAAATTACACTTGGGGCGAGCCGTCGAAAGTCACGGGTGAACCCGGAACTCCAGAGGAAAACAAAGCTATAGCCGAAAAGACTCTGGAATTCTGGAATCAGAAGAACTTGGCCGTGATAGACGAGATTTGGAGCCCCGAGTTTATCGCCCATCACCCCTCTTCCGGTAGCCCCTTAGATTTCGAGAGTTTCAAGCAGGGCTGTTTGGCATATATAACAGCCCTCCCCGATTTACACGCCGTTCACGACGAAACTATAGCGGAAGGAGATAAGATTGTCTGCCGCTGGACGTCTACCGGCACACATCTGGGTAAACTTATGGGCATACCTCCGACGGGTAAGAAAGTGACGTATACGGGGATAACCATAACCCGCTTCGCTGATGGCAAGATAGTAGAGCAATGGTGGACGATGGACACTCTTGGCTTGATGCAGCAGCTCGGTGTTATTCCCCCGATGCAACCCAAAGATTACTCCAACGTCTTCTTCATGACCCTCTCCCCTGGGCTGAATATGATCTCACTGCCTCTGGAGCCTCAAACACCGTATACCGCTAGATCTCTTGCCGAGAAGCTCTCCGCAACGGCGGTTATCAAGCTGGATGAGACAAGACAGAAATTCGTGGGCTGGACCCCCGATGCACCTGACGATGGATTCCCCATACAGGGGGGCAAGGGATACATAGTCAACCTCCTGGAGGGTAAGGTGGTGGCCTTTACGGGGGCAGCATGGACGCAGCCTCCGATGCCGCCTGCAGCGCCATCCATCTTGTCCGACGCCTGGGCCTTTGTCCTGAGCGGCAGGTTGAAGGGGAAGTTCGAGAGCGGATGCGTCGTGACGGTCAGGAACATCAGAACCGGGGAGATGGCGACCGACACCGTCCGATCCGGATATTTCGCCGTTGCCTTTGCCGATCTCAGCCGAAGGAGCGTAGTCCATGTCGGTGATAGGCTGGAGGTCCAGGTGAGGGATAGATTCGGAAGGGTTATCTCTGAGCCCTTCATCTTCGAGGTGAGGCCTGAATCGATCCGTAAAGCCGCTTTGTCCGTCGTTCTGGATAGCGTCGGTCTTCCCGATCGGACGGAGCTATTGCAGAACTATCCCAATCCCTTCAATCCGGAGACGTGGATACCATATAAGCTGGCGGAGGCGGGCGATGTGATGATCCGGATATACGATCTCTCCGGCAGATTGATCCGCAGGTTCGATCTGGGACATAAGGAGCCTGGGTTCTATGTGGGACGCGGCAGAGCCGTTTACTGGAACGGGCGCAACGACGCCGGTGAAAGGGTATCGAGCGGGGTATATGTGGTGGAACTGCGCTCCGGCGATTTCAGGGCGACGAGGAGGATGATGCTAGTGAAATAGGAGGAGACGGGGAACGGGAGACAGGAGGCAGGCTTAGTCCTTCTCCTGTCTCCTGATCTCAGCCAGGATGCTAAAACATCACCTTCCTGTTTGCACCGAATGTTGATACATTGTAGAATCTAAAGCGTCGTGAAGCTCATTTTTGAGATCCCACCCTTCCATTACTATAGCCCTCCGAGCTGCCATCTATAAGGAACACCTCATAGAAGATGAACCTTGCCATGGTTTCGCTCTTGTGATATACTAAATCCGACGTCGGGCTTGAAAAGCTCTGTGGGGTGATGAAGATGGAGGCTCAATGGTATGTGGTCAGAACAAGAACCGGTCACGAGGACAGGGTCGTGAATCAGCTTAAAACCAAGAGCGCATGCCTGGGTGTCTTCTTGCCTAAAACAGAGGTGACGGAAGTGAGAAGAGGGCGTAAACGGAAGAGGGAAAAACCGCTTTTCCCAGGTTATATCTTCGTCAAAATGATCCTACGTGATGAACACTGGCATGAGATCAGGCACACGCCCGGCGTAATTAACTTCATCTCCAGCGGCCAAAGACCGATACCGGTCGACGAAAGGGAAATCACGGCTATAATGGAAATGGTTTCCTCAGGAGAGGTGCCCCCTGTTTCAGCTCCCTTTGAGGTCGGCGATACGGTTCAGATCATCAACGGGCCATTTATGGGCGCCATCGGAGTTATAGATGAGGTGAATGAGAAGAGGGAAAGAGCAAAGGTGTTAATCGATATCCTAGGCAAACAGATACCTATAGAGCTGGATTTCACCGATTTGGAAAAGAGATGATCTTAACGAATGCTCGGTCATCTTCTTGTTGGCTTGAGGCTCAGAAAGGAGACCGGTTGTCCCCAACATTCACCTCACGGTCAGATCGAACCTCCTCCCGAAAACCGCCCTCCCATCGGCGAGGACGCGGAGAGCAACTTTATCGCCTGACCTCAAATGAGGCGTTTTGAAAGGGCCCACGGTGATCGAGCCGAGGTAGGGAACGTCACTGAAAACGGGAATCTTCTCAGCCAACCTGCCGTTAATGAACACACCTAGGTAAACTGCCCCTTTCCTCCCACCGGTGTTTGCGGGGCATATCCATTTTGTCTCCCCCGTGTTACCCAGTTGGGCCTCCAGCACCAACACCCCATCGGGAGTGAGGGGAACCTCTGAGCCGTCCTCGACCTCCTTCCAGCTCCTCCGAGCTTTGACCTTTACCCAATCGAACATGGCATTTAGGAACTGGAGCGGCCCGTTGCCCCTGTAAGGGAGACCGCCCACACAGATGAGCGGCACATCGAGCGATGTTTTCCCCGTTCCCTCGGTTCTCAAGTCCACACTCTTTTCCGCCTCGATCGCTTCAAGGTAGCGGTAGCTGTAATCCTTCCACGCCTTTTGGGGATAGATGAAGGAGTCGAGCGTGATGATGAACTTCCGCCCTCTCCTCGGCCTTCCCCGGAACCTCAGGATCAACCTCCTCAGGACTTGACAGACGGGCCTCTCGGACCCGTCGGGGTTGAAGATGCCCCAATCGCTGCCCTCATTCACCCTATAGCCGCCGGGGAACCACCAGATGGCCCAGCCTTGAGCACCGGAGCGAAGGAACATCTCGACGAACCTTCCTATCTCCTCACTCTGGTATTCGAGCCTTTCCCCTGGCTCATCAAACATCCGTTGTTTCCAGGCGGTCCCATTGGGATAGATCGGCCCTCCGAACTCGGCCCAGAAAACGGGTTTCCCCTGACTGACGAAATGGTGATAGAGGGTGATGAAGCCTCCCCTGAGCATGTCCTCCCAGGGGGTGGGTGAATCAACTCTGAGGAGGTGGTAGCCCTCAGGCGAAAGGAAGTCGATGCACCTTATAACTCCCGGCGACTGTATCGGCCAGAAGCCCCTCCACTCAGGCGTAAAGGAGGAGGAGCCCCGGAAGCTGACCAAGTGATTGGGGTCTGCCTCCTTGATGCGCCTCACTACCTTGCAATAGCGCTCGCCCAAAACGTCGTAGATGAACCTTCTGTATACGGCTACCATTCTTCTCCAAGGGCCATCCGTTCGAACCTGCTCAGTTGATGGGCCGACAATTTGGCCATTGATCCTCCTCGCCGGAAAGTCCCATTCTTTTTCGGCCTCCTCGATGCTCCCGTATTGTTCCAGAATCCATCTTCTCCATTGGGCATCGAATCTTCTCCAACCGCCGTATTTGCCCCGATCGTAGGCGGTGAGGTTCGGCTCCCAGGCGATGTCATAGGCGAAGACGACGGGATTATCGGGGAGCCTTGCCTCCTTTATCAGCTCGATGCCCCCAGAGCCGTCCCCGAGGAGAGGATCAAGCCCTCCCACGAAGAGGTTGACTTTGATGCCATACCTCCGGCACCGAAGAAGGAAATCATGCAGGTTGCGGATTTGCTCCCGGCTTCCGATGCTTACGCTTACCATCGCCATTCCCAGATCAGCCAACTTCCGGAGGTCCCCGTCCACCATCTCTGGATCGTAGTAGCTTGGCGTAAGCCAGTGCGCCTGGTAGTCAGGGGGCTCTAAGCCCGCCACATACCTCGGCCAGTAGTTGACACCAACAGGGTGCCACTCCCTCCCCCTGAGCCAGAACTCCCCTTCCCGAACCTTGACGAACTCATCCCGAGAGACCCCGCGCCAATCGGGTACCACCTGGAACTCGTGCTCGATTTCGTCAATCACCCTCCTCTGCTCGACGAGGGACACCTTTACGATATAGACATCGCTTTCAAACCTCCGAGGTTCCCAGGCGCATTTGACCGTTTCCCTCCCCATCGGCGGCACGAGGGCCTCGATTCTTTTCTCGAACGCCGGTTTCGCTTGCCCCTCAGGCCTTACCGAAATATCAACTTCTACCTTAGCCGCTTTCCTCCCGAAATTGACCACCTTGGCGCCTAAGACGACCCTTTCCCCTTGGAAATAAGCGAAGTGCTCGGATCCCCCTTCAGCGAGGAAGAGGCCTTCGGCCATTCTCTTCGCAATTCCCGATATGACTCTCAAGGTTCGGGGATCTCGGAGGAAAGCGGGATCATCGGAGGCCAGTTCAGCCCAAACCGAGCCATAGTATAGGGCCGAAAGGTTTATCAGGAGGGAGAACGCTGCTCCGCGATCCTCCCCTTCCCTGTCGAGCGCTCTGAAGACGGGGATCCACCTCCGCCTGTAACCTTTCTCAAAGCCTAGCCCCCTCATGCGCGGCACGGGGGCTACTCCCTCAACCGGCGGGAGCTCATCGGGACCTGACAGAAGCTTCTGTCTTGGATCGAGTTCGACCTTGACGGTTTCCCTCAGCGGATAGACCTTGTACGAGGGCGAAAGGATTTCGAGCGCTGGAAGTCTGGGAAGGGAGGGCATCCTCCCGAGGGGATGAGGGGCTGTTCCCACTTCGTCAACCCAGAAATCGTGGGGTCCCTTACCGAGCTTTCTACAGTGGGAGAGGGCAAGACCGAAGGAGAGGAAGGAGGCGTTCTCCGGCCTGAAGCGATCGCCCGGGCCACCTCGGCCCACGCTCGGGCTGTCAGGCCAATACTTGAACTCCTCGGGCGGAAGGACGTAATAATGCCATTTCGGGGAGAGATCGAGCGTCGCCAACCACCTTGAACCGTCGGATTCCCTCCACTCGACGACCATCTGCGTTGTGTTCTTTGACCCCTTAGCCCAGAAGCAGGTCAGGATATGACCCTTGGGGAAGGGAGAGCTCTCGAACGAAATCCCGAAGGTATCCCAACCGGTGAGTTCGGGGATCCGCACATGGAGCGCTTCCCCCTTGATGCCTTCATCGAGGGAAAGCGTTGTCGGACATTGTGGGTTGTTGGTTGCTCTCCTCCATCTTTTGAGGCTTTCGTGCTCGAAGCTCAGAAAGACGTGCTTCGCCCTGACATTTTTCACCGCCTCTCTGTATTCGTCGGTCCCGATCCACCTCCCTTTTTGCTCCCAGAGCATTCTCGAAAACATCGGCCCGCCGCAGACGATGAGATTCCCACCTTGACGGAGGAACTGGAGGAGGCTTTGGACGAAGTCTGCGGGTAGGTCATGGCATTCGGGGAGGACGAGCAGTTCGATGTTCTCCGTGTTCAGGATCGCCGGATTAGAGATCTGTTTTGCGGTGAGGAGTGCCACTCCGAAGCCCCCCTTTCTCAGGGAATCGGCGATGTCCCTCGCGGCGGATCCGTCAATCCCGAAACTGCGGTCGGCAAAGATAGCCGCTCTCCCCATAGGGCCTGCTTTTATCCCGATTCTCATGACCTTAAATCCGGGGCTTTCGGGAGCACTCACCGAAAAGTTGTCGAAATCGGCCTCCATACCCATGACGCTCAGGGCACCTTTCCCCTCCCGGACCGCCACTTTCCTCCGGAAGGCGTAGCCGATCTTTGTCAAGATCTTGCCCCTTTCCGGCTCGACGATGAGGCCGGTTATACCTCCCCTCGTCAGTTCGATCCGCAAAAGATAATCCTCTCCGTATTCCCACTGGATCCCCTTACCCTCGAGGGCGGTGACCTCCAACCCCTGTTGTGCCTGCCATCTCCCTCCCATCATCTCGACCAATTCGGCGTATCTTTGTCCCTCCGGCCCCTCAACCAAGGAAAGCCTCCAGAAGTTCGCTCCGTCGAGGAGGATGCAAACTCCGGCGAGCGCCCAGCCTCCCATCCCCGTCCGGCTCAGCGGCCTGACCAAAGCCTCGACCGTTTGGACCTCGGCGAGAGGTGCCTTGACGGGGATAGAGAAGGCATCTCCCGTCGCCTTGCACCGAAGCCTCCCCTTCTCGGCCGTCCATTTTGCCCCCAGCGATTCCCAAGTGGGAGGCTCCTCACCACACTCATAGCGGGAGAAGTCGTCCATGAAAACAACCGGCAGCTTCGCCTCAGACATGGTCTGCACGGACAACAGGGCTGCGAAAAGACCAAACATCCATCTTATCATCTTGGCTTTCCTCCCTTTATCAGGTCGGACGGGACGCCGCTTCCGGTCTGCCTTCGCACTACCATCCCTACATCATGGGGGCCGATTTCGAGCGAGATCACGGCGCTCTCCCCCTTGATAGCGGGTTTGATCTCCCGTCCGTTCCACAGGTCGAAATACCTCGTTCCCTCTATATGCTGTACGGAAAGCACCGGCCCGCGCACCGTCAAGGGGTTGGCATTATAAAGGAGCCAAACGGATTCCCTTTTGCCCTTGAACTCGTTGGCGAAAACCCCTCCGACGAGCGTCGGCACGAAAGGATTGACGTTTTCACTGGCTATCGCCTCCTTATGGGCTCTCAGAAGTCCCATACACTTCCGGATGGCTTCCCGAGTCTCTTTCGTGAACCAACTTTCGGGTTCCCCCTGAATCCAAAGCCCTTCGCCGTTGAAGAAGACCTGTTTCACCGCCTCCACGTTCGAGCCTGTCGGTCTGTCGCAGGTGATGATCTCGAAGGTCTTGAAGTCGGGGAAAGCAAATCGGAAGAGTTTGAGCGGAACCTCGAGGTAAGGTCTGAGCCAGGTTTGCCCCGCGTTTACACAATAGGTGAAGGAGCCGTCCTGACACTGCGAGTTCACATCGCAGGGCGTCTCCTCGGTGTAAACCACGCATTTACTCGGAAGGGCCAGTCTGATTCTCCCCGTCAACTCCCTCTCGCCCCGAAGCACGTGGCAGGGGACCGGGTGGCCATGCCCCTTTGCGTGGCAGAACCTGCCTGCGAACCCGAACTCGTCGATGTAAAAGCCGAGCGCCCCTGTCTCACTTGATACCCTTCTGTAGACCCCCGCGAGGTATTCCTGCCATGCCTTGACCATCGGACACATGATGAACTCCGGACAGCCAGGGGTGTAAGGCATGAGCTTGCCACTTGTGTCTCTCATCCCCCATTCCTCGAGGTGTGCCCTCCCCACATCCGATCGGTGATCAACGAGGTATCCCTCGATGTAAAGGCCGACGGGGACTCCATTCCCCTGTAACTTTTCGACCGCTCGCCTGAACTCCTCCGGGCCGGGAATGATTTCGCCCCAGGGGTTGTAGTCGCCCGTCCTACCTCTCCTCCCACAGGCCCCCCAGTCGAAGATATGTAGGTAATCACATCCCCCGAAGACCTTGCGGGCGATCTCGATCTTCCTCTCGAATTGGTAAACTCCCCGTTTAAAGTCGAGGAGTCCTTCCCTGAGGTAATCCTGCCGGAAGAAGAACACCTCCCTGAACCATCGCTTCCTCGGCAGAAGGGGCCTATACCAGGTTTCAACCCACCGTTTATATGCCTCGAACGCCCCATGCCAGTCGCCAGATGTGAGCCCCAGGTCGAGGGATGGAGCCCTATATGAGCTTCCCGGCGGGATGGGGTCAGGCATGAACTCAACCCCCATTTTCGTCTCGCCCGACGGGGAACGACTGAGAATGAATCTCTTCGTCAAACCCTCGTTGTCCTTCACAAGGGCGTAAAGGCCGAAGCCTCTCGATGGATTGAAGAGCGAAAGAAACTGAAGCGGGAAGGCACCTCCGTAGAGAAGCCGGAAGTTGCAGGGTTTTCGTGAAAGCACCGCCGCCTTTGCCGGGTAGAGATACCAATCGTCATCCCCGATCTTGAACGGCAAGGTGGAGAGAAACCTGAGGTGAGGCCTTATGGGGCTATCGGAGAGATTGGTCAGCTTGACGGAAAACGTCAAAATCGGTTCCCTTTCGGCCTCGATTGTCAAACTGACGGAGGGAAACTTGGATGACGGAGGGGAGAGGGTGAAGGAGAGGTTTCCTCCTTTGGCCTCAGCCCTCTCGACCTTGTAGTCAGCACTCGTTATCCTTCTCCCCTCCAGCTCGACCTCGAAGAGCGGTGACGGCTTCACAAGGGCTTTCCCTCGAAGAGGAAGGATTTCAACCCCCTCAACCGTAAGGCCCCTTCCGGTAGATAGGTCGAGCCTGAGATATGCGTTCTCGACAAAAGCTTTGAAACCTGACGTTTCCGCCTTTGGCCTCATGGGCTTAGGAAGCGTCAAGGGTCTCATCGCGAATGGAGGAGGGATGGAGGATGCCTCCGGGAAAAGCTTTTTCTCCGTCAAGTTCAGAGTCACAGCGCAGACGCCGACGGAGCCCACAGGGAGGCCATCCCACACTCTAACCGCCCGGATCACCCTGCTCGGATCGGCAGGGACACAATAGGCATCGAGTTTCTCGACAACCTCATGCCTTCCGGAGGCAATGCGATACGGAAGGCATCTGTCAACTCTCCCATCGGCGTATTCGATCTCGGCGTGAATCCTATGTGGCCTTGTTATGCGCCATATGCCTCCGCCGCCGTATGAAGGCTCGTCAACAACGGGGAGCCTCAGAGCCAGGACGAGGTAGACCTCGCAGGCTTTCTCCCCGATCGGAATTTCAAGATATCCTGTCGGCTTCGGTGCCTCCGCGACATTCCTGCTGGGCGAGGTCGAGACCCTGAACGGTATCCCCTCGGCCACCACGACCTCTGTGGGGAAGCGTGCTCCCTCCTTCAAGCCCCAAAGGAGTGAGGAGAGCGAAGCATTCATGCGGCTCGATAGGTCGAGGAGCTTCGCCTCAGGCGGCCTTATGCGGGCGGATGAGAGGTCGAGGGATATGGGAAACATGTCTCTCAACCCCTCAGAGGTCTCGACGGGGTGTGAGGAGAAAAGGATCGGCTTGATCCATATCCTTGCCGGACCGTCCTCTGCTTGGACCTGAAAGGCCAGGAGAACGCACCTGTAGGGTTTCCATCTGACACAGATAGTATGCCATTTGCCGTCAGGGACGATATCGTGGAGCTTCACGGCATGATACTCCCGCTCGGGTTCCGTAGGCCTCTCAGAGCCAAGGTAAAGGAGGTAGTCAGAGGAGGGGCTAATCCCATCAGCCCTGTAGCGTAGGACAACATATGGCGTCCTCAGCAGATCCACCGGCTCAGGGAGAGGAAGCGACCACTTCATCCCCTTCATCGGCTCCAGGACTTCGAGCCTCAGCGCTCCTCCTTCGACCGAAGCGGAGAATGCCCCTTCCGAAGCCGGATCTCCGAGCCAAGTCGGCTCAGGACGGACTCTCGCGAGAAGGTCGAGGGAGATCTCCCTCTCGATCCTCGGCCCCTCCGGAGGCTTGGGGATAGGAGGTTCCACCCCTTCCGGGAGCCTGTCGGTGAACGCGATGAAATCAAGCCAGATATGAGCCTCGCCTTTTTTCGTAGCCTGCACCTGCACGGCCACAGACGAGATGAACGGCCCAACCCGCTTTCTCCAGAGGTCAACCACACCATAATGCCACCTGTCATCGGTTGCAATCTCATCAAGTGTAATGACGTTGATCCCCCGGTAGGACAGACCATGGTTAAGGCCGTCGTCGAGGTAAATAAAGTAATCGTGTTTTGGCTCAACGTTGATGGCTTTATAGCGGACGACAACGTATCTTGCGTCAACCGGCCTCCCTTCAATCCGCCACTTCATCCCTTTTCCCGGCTCCGGGACGTGAAGATGTAGCACCTTGTCCTCGACCCTGAGCGAGGCCCTCTCAGAGGGATTTCCAAGCCAGCCCGGCATAGCTTGCCATCTGGAGACGCTTCCCGCATCGAGTTTCCAGGAAGGGGCCGTGAATCCCTGTCCGGGAATTAAGACCAACAGGGATAAAAAGGTGCAAAGGGGAAAAGCCATCGCATCCTCCTTGAAACGTTACATCGAACATCGTTCTCATCGTTCACCATTTTAAACCGGCGAGCGGCGATTGTCAAGAATGGGGTTTATGTGCTATCATTGCGGAGAAAAGATATCGGAGGTCGTCGATATGGCTCAGAGATCATATCCTCAACCGATCCTCGTCACGAGGGGACCTAAGCATCATTTCTTCGGATATTACGATAAATCCCCCTGGGATGCCACAGGAAGATACATGCTCGCTTTAGAGGTGGACTTCATGGATCGCCCTCCCACCCCTCAGGATAAAGCGGTGGTAGGGCTGATAGATCCGGAGGAGGATTACAGATGGCATCCGCTCGCCGAGACATATGCGTGGAACTGGCAGCAGGGGACGATGCTACAGTGGCTTCCCTCGGAGCCGGAGAGGAAGATCATCTTTAACGCCCGCGAGGGAGATCGGTTCGTCTCCGTGATACTGGACATTCATACGGGCGAGAGACGAACGCTGCCCATG
Protein-coding regions in this window:
- a CDS encoding ester cyclase, whose amino-acid sequence is MVLTLNVVSATIAQSSASLPPIPEIPGYYIQEKVPSPSLATNQLGPADVQDVLVYLPPSYADSPGRHYPVIYLLHGYTGYHTYFTSAGGPNLLAQAMLGHDLGLDVGTMEEKLVASGEMNEAILVMPNALNAYGGNLYGNSPLIGDYPAFIAEDLVSYIDSKYRTIADRRARGIAGHSMGGYGALTIAMRYPDVFGAVAAMSPGHIEEATARVYKPEELGQPVVIRKAEDLWALADPKQREINGKYAIAAAWTPNLKNPPYFVDLPTTPEVAEVWKKHKLLYLLPRHGWVLAGTPVLVTAGTGEAVLMKDWPEACLNLVKALQTQGIEASYQGVDGDHLTGLPAMTATSLKFLSAHLTPPIESELEANKTLHRRLFEEVWNEGKLYVADEIYSDDYIYHPLFPNPMGDMDKEERKLFIAAYLNAFPDLHFTIEDQIAEGDLVATRWTATGTQKGELMGIPPLGKPEPGTTTGIDIARIVDGKVVEVWACFDMLGMLEQIGAVPPTRENYTWGEPSKVTGEPGTPEENKAIAEKTLEFWNQKNLAVIDEIWSPEFIAHHPSSGSPLDFESFKQGCLAYITALPDLHAVHDETIAEGDKIVCRWTSTGTHLGKLMGIPPTGKKVTYTGITITRFADGKIVEQWWTMDTLGLMQQLGVIPPMQPKDYSNVFFMTLSPGLNMISLPLEPQTPYTARSLAEKLSATAVIKLDETRQKFVGWTPDAPDDGFPIQGGKGYIVNLLEGKVVAFTGAAWTQPPMPPAAPSILSDAWAFVLSGRLKGKFESGCVVTVRNIRTGEMATDTVRSGYFAVAFADLSRRSVVHVGDRLEVQVRDRFGRVISEPFIFEVRPESIRKAALSVVLDSVGLPDRTELLQNYPNPFNPETWIPYKLAEAGDVMIRIYDLSGRLIRRFDLGHKEPGFYVGRGRAVYWNGRNDAGERVSSGVYVVELRSGDFRATRRMMLVK
- the nusG gene encoding transcription termination/antitermination factor NusG gives rise to the protein MEAQWYVVRTRTGHEDRVVNQLKTKSACLGVFLPKTEVTEVRRGRKRKREKPLFPGYIFVKMILRDEHWHEIRHTPGVINFISSGQRPIPVDEREITAIMEMVSSGEVPPVSAPFEVGDTVQIINGPFMGAIGVIDEVNEKRERAKVLIDILGKQIPIELDFTDLEKR